CGCGCCCGCACTCCATGCGGCGGTTGTTCATGTGCGGTTCAGGATCGGTTTCATACGCCCAGTTATAACGGCGGCCCTGTAACGGGAAGGCCAACGCCGCGGGCATCTGCGTACGAAAATCCATCCGGTAATCCGGGCCGCCGGCTTCCAGCAGCAGGACGCTCACGTCGGCGTCTTCGGTTAAACGGGTGGCTAATACGTTACCGGCGGAACCGGCCCCGATAATGATGTAATCGTATTCCATCAATTATCTCCTTTCATTGATATAGCTGAGTGATGCAAACGGCCTGCAGGCCCGCATACTGTGCAGTCAAAATAGCGTTGCTTGACGTAAAAAGACGGGCATAGCCCGGGTATTCAGGCTGCGGCGCACGGCGCCGCAGCCTGAATGCGACGGTGGGGATCAGAACACGGAACCGAAGTCGCCCAGTTCAACCTGCACCGATTTGATTTGCGTGTAGTGCTCCAGCGTGGTCAGGCCGTTTTCACGACCGACGCCGGAGTGTTTGTAACCGCCGACCGGCATTTCGGCCGGTGACTCACCCCAGGTGTTGATCCAGCAGATGCCGGCTTCCAACTGGTGAATCACCCGGTGGGCGCGCGCCAGATCGCGGGTCACCAGACCGGCCGCCAGACCGTAGGTGGTGTCGTTGGCGCGTTTGATCACTTCCTCTTCGCTGTCGTAGCTGAGGATGCTCATCACCGGCCCGAAGATCTCTTCGCGCACAATTTCCATCTCGTCGCTGCAGTCGGTAAACACCGTCGGCGCCACGTAAGCGCCCTTGCCGAACTCGCCGTCGGTTACGCGTTCGCCGCCGCACAGCAGACGCGCGCCGCTGTTCTTGCCGCTTTCAATAAAGCGCAGCACGGATTCCATATGCGGGAAGCTGACCAGCGGGCCGAAGTTGGTGTCCGGATCGGTCGGATCGCCCAGGCGAATGCGCTGCACGCGCTCCAGGATTTTGCTTTCAAACTGGGATTTCAGCGCCGCCGGCACAAAGACGCGCGTGCCGTTGGTGCACACCTGGCCGGAGCTGTAGAAGTTGGCCATCATGGCGATATCCGCCGCGCGATCCAGGTCGGCGTCGTCAAACACGATCAGCGGCGATTTACCGCCCAGTTCCATGGTGACTTCTTTCAGCGTCGAGCTGGAAGCGTTGGCCATCACCTTCTTGCCGGTTTTTACGCCGCCGGTGAAGGACACTTTGGCGATGCCCGGATGGTCGGTCAGGTACTGGCCCACTTCCGCGCCGCTGCCGGTCACCACGTTGAACACGCCGTCCGGCAGGCCGGCTTCGGTGTAGATTTCCGCCAGCTTGAGCGCCGTCAGCGAAGTGACCTCGCTCGGTTTGAAGATCATCGCGTTACCGGCGGCCAGCGCCGGCGCCGATTTCCACAGGGCGATCTGGATCGGATAGTTCCAGGCGCCGATGCCGGCAACCACGCCCAGCGGTTCGCGGCGGGTGTAAACAAATGAGGAGTCGCGCAGCGGGATCTGCTGGCCTTCAATCGCCGGGATCAGGCCGGCGTAATACTCCAGCACGTCGGCGCCGGTGACGATATCCACCGCGGTGGTTTCCGACAGCGCCTTCCCGGTATCGAGGGTTTCCAGCGCCGCCAGTTCGTCATTGCGCTCACGCAGGATATCCACCGCACGGCGCAGAATGCGCGAACGCTCCATCGCCGTCATCGCCGCCCACACCTGCTGTCCGCTGGCTGCACTCGCCACCGCACGGTTGACGTCTTCAGCGCTGGCGGCCTGAATTTCGGCGATCGTTTCACCGTTGGCCGGGTTCACTGCGTTGAAAGTTTTACCCTCGGTACTGTCTACATAGGCGCCATGGATATAGAGCTTCTGTAAGCCAAAACGGGACATAGGTTCTCCTTTATTGCTGTCCTCAGGGCGGCGTATGCCCCCGGAGCTGAAACATAATGTATTCGCTGGTCAGCGCGATGGCCTTGGCCTGATTAAACTCGCTGCCGCGCAGCGCAGCGCGCAGCCACAGGCCGTCAATCAGTGCCGCCAGCCCTTTCGCCGCCAGCCGCGCCTGCGCTTTGGGCAGCGCGCGCTGAAATTCGGCGCTCAGATTGGAATACAGCCGGCGTCCGTTGACCTGCTGCAACCGGTTGAGCTGCGGCTGATGCAGACTGCTGGCCCAAAAAGCCAGCCAGGTTTTCATCGCCGCGCTGTTGATCTGGCTGTCGTCAAAGTTGCCGGCGACAATCGCCTGCAGACGCGCAGCCGGACTCTGGTCTGTCTGTGCCTGTAATCGCCGCCTGACTGCCTCGCCCAGATGGCTGATCAGATAGCGCATCGTCGCTTCCAGCAGGCCGTTCTTATCCTTGAAGTAATGACTGATAAT
The nucleotide sequence above comes from Serratia rhizosphaerae. Encoded proteins:
- the betI gene encoding transcriptional regulator BetI, which translates into the protein MPKVGMQPIRRQQLIDATLAAVNDVGMHDATIAQIARRAGVSNGIISHYFKDKNGLLEATMRYLISHLGEAVRRRLQAQTDQSPAARLQAIVAGNFDDSQINSAAMKTWLAFWASSLHQPQLNRLQQVNGRRLYSNLSAEFQRALPKAQARLAAKGLAALIDGLWLRAALRGSEFNQAKAIALTSEYIMFQLRGHTPP
- the betB gene encoding betaine-aldehyde dehydrogenase: MSRFGLQKLYIHGAYVDSTEGKTFNAVNPANGETIAEIQAASAEDVNRAVASAASGQQVWAAMTAMERSRILRRAVDILRERNDELAALETLDTGKALSETTAVDIVTGADVLEYYAGLIPAIEGQQIPLRDSSFVYTRREPLGVVAGIGAWNYPIQIALWKSAPALAAGNAMIFKPSEVTSLTALKLAEIYTEAGLPDGVFNVVTGSGAEVGQYLTDHPGIAKVSFTGGVKTGKKVMANASSSTLKEVTMELGGKSPLIVFDDADLDRAADIAMMANFYSSGQVCTNGTRVFVPAALKSQFESKILERVQRIRLGDPTDPDTNFGPLVSFPHMESVLRFIESGKNSGARLLCGGERVTDGEFGKGAYVAPTVFTDCSDEMEIVREEIFGPVMSILSYDSEEEVIKRANDTTYGLAAGLVTRDLARAHRVIHQLEAGICWINTWGESPAEMPVGGYKHSGVGRENGLTTLEHYTQIKSVQVELGDFGSVF